A segment of the Leclercia adecarboxylata genome:
CTTTTCCCACATCGGGGTCTGGGCGTTAAAGCCATGGGTACCGGCATCGAAATGGGTGTAGCGCCCTTCCACATTGACCATAAAGCGGACATAGCTCAGATAACGGGATTCAGTGGCCGCATCATAGCCCAGGAAAGTGACACGACGTTCGTCGATGGTCTGGGCATCTTTCAGGTTAGTCCAGGAGACATGCAGGGCGTGGTACATCTCCATGATGTCGATAACGGTACGACAGGTCTCTTCCTTAAGTTCGCCAAACTCGCGATCCAGCTCGCGCATCTGTAAACCGAAACCACGTTCGACGATAGTCTGCAAGCGGCGATAGCGCTCGGCGTTGTCGGGATCAAGCATCGTCAT
Coding sequences within it:
- a CDS encoding YfbU family protein produces the protein MEMTHAQRLILSNQYKMMTMLDPDNAERYRRLQTIVERGFGLQMRELDREFGELKEETCRTVIDIMEMYHALHVSWTNLKDAQTIDERRVTFLGYDAATESRYLSYVRFMVNVEGRYTHFDAGTHGFNAQTPMWEKYQRMLSVWHACPRQYHLSSNEIQQIINA